A portion of the Mycobacterium paraseoulense genome contains these proteins:
- a CDS encoding roadblock/LC7 domain-containing protein, with product MTAPGNPPQAGGVPSLDWLVTRFAREVPGVAHALLVSVDGLPIAASEHLPRERADQLAAVASGLASLATGAAQLFEGGQVLQSVVEMQHGYLLLMRVGDGSHLATLAATSCDIGQIGYEMAILVERVGGVVQSTRRSGVS from the coding sequence ATGACCGCACCCGGAAATCCCCCGCAAGCGGGCGGTGTCCCCTCCCTGGACTGGCTGGTGACGCGGTTCGCCCGCGAGGTCCCCGGCGTGGCGCACGCCCTGCTGGTCTCGGTCGACGGGCTGCCGATCGCCGCCAGCGAGCATCTCCCGCGCGAGCGCGCCGACCAGCTGGCCGCGGTGGCCTCCGGGCTGGCCAGCCTCGCGACCGGCGCCGCGCAGCTGTTCGAGGGCGGCCAGGTGCTGCAGTCGGTGGTCGAGATGCAGCACGGCTACCTGCTGTTGATGCGCGTCGGCGACGGCTCGCATCTGGCCACGCTGGCCGCGACATCGTGCGACATCGGTCAAATCGGCTACGAGATGGCCATCCTGGTCGAGCGGGTCGGGGGCGTGGTGCAGTCCACCCGCCGGTCTGGCGTCTCGTGA
- a CDS encoding DUF742 domain-containing protein, which yields MDEREPRPTARKGNLVRPYTLTSGRTGTDVDLPVEAPIQTLQAGLAHRWPPDDAKGKIIQLCVGSPSVAEISARLDLPLGVTRVLVGDLVLSGYLRVHRTLSERSTRDERHELIGRTLRGLKAL from the coding sequence ATGGACGAACGCGAGCCCCGGCCGACCGCACGTAAAGGCAACCTGGTCCGCCCCTACACCCTGACGTCCGGACGGACCGGCACCGACGTCGACCTTCCCGTGGAAGCGCCGATTCAGACGCTGCAGGCCGGCCTGGCTCACCGATGGCCCCCCGACGACGCGAAAGGCAAGATCATTCAACTGTGCGTCGGCAGCCCGTCGGTGGCGGAAATCTCTGCCCGGCTGGATCTTCCGCTCGGCGTCACGCGCGTCCTGGTCGGTGATCTGGTTTTGTCCGGCTACCTTCGGGTGCATAGGACGTTGTCCGAGCGTTCGACCAGAGATGAGCGCCACGAACTGATAGGAAGGACGCTGCGTGGCCTTAAGGCACTCTGA